The Cellulomonas flavigena DSM 20109 DNA segment CATGACCTCGTCCCACTCGCCCTCGAGCGTGGTGAACATCGCGTCCGTGCGGTTCGGCAGGCCCGACTCCCGCACGATCCGGACGGCGTCGGCGACGGCCGGGGACACGGACTCGCCCGCACCGAGCGGGGCGACGGAGAACGCGACGAGCATGCGCCCACCCTGCCGTCGGACCCTGCCGCGCGTCCACCCGGCCGGGGCGCGGGCGCCGCTCGCTGCCGGTCGCGCGTCCACCTGGCGGAGGATCACCTGAACGGCTGACCAGGACTGTGGTGGGACCCCCGTCGCCCGTCCGACGGGCTGACTGGGCCGCCCGAGTTGTGGGACAGTGTCCGGGCGACGTCGCACGCCGCGGATCGCGACGTGCCGC contains these protein-coding regions:
- a CDS encoding MTH1187 family thiamine-binding protein — protein: MLVAFSVAPLGAGESVSPAVADAVRIVRESGLPNRTDAMFTTLEGEWDEVMDVVRRATEAVGAHGHRVSLVLKADIRPGHTGELDGKVARVEALLDD